In Ahaetulla prasina isolate Xishuangbanna chromosome 6, ASM2864084v1, whole genome shotgun sequence, a single window of DNA contains:
- the SPMIP5 gene encoding uncharacterized protein C10orf82 homolog: MTAFRRQVDEYHPLIPGYTGYIPLRFYRVGTSFGNDSVWCVKTFRDITDRNNDQEAELRHVAATTPQLPPISTNEEILNILDDYNCKHHPNVMGPVETKRSLLEPPIPGWGGFVPRSRVTEFGHGVRYHVMAENCYRDFKNSLGRGKEDPAGKDPRKEVPVTKESRQQRFYRPEGMMPKYTGHIPHERSGLGRTFGNICRSCSVCNHTDVNYGAYLSKKRKMEKGQEHIKEHKETLIA; the protein is encoded by the exons ATGACAGCATTTCGGCGGCAAGTAGATGAATATCATCCGTTGATACCAGGATACACAG GATACATCCCTCTCCGATTCTATCGTGTTGGAACTAGCTTTGGAAATGATTCTGTGTGGTGTGTGAAGACCTTTCGTGATATTACAGACAGAAATAATGACCAGGAAGCTGAACTGAGGCATGTAGCAGCCACCACACCGCAGCTGCCACCTATTTCCACTAAcgaagaaatattaaatatacttGATGACTATAATTGCAAACATCATCCCAATGTGATGG GGCCTGTGGAGACCAAAAGAAGCCTCCTTGAACCACCAATACCAGGCTGGGGTGGCTTTGTGCCTAGATCCAGGGTCACAGAATTTGGTCACGGAGTACGCTATCATGTGATGGCAGAAAATTGCTACCGAGATTTTAAAAACTCGTTGGGTAGAGGCAAAGAAGATCCTGCTGGGAAAGATCCCAG gaAAGAAGTGCCTGTAACCAAAGAGTCACGACAACAGAGATTCTATAGGCCTGAAGGAATGATGCCCAAGTACACTGGCCATATCCCAC ATGAACGCTCTGGCCTTGGAAGAACATTTGGAAATATATGCAGAAGTTGCTCTGTATGCAATCACACTGACGTGAACTATGGTGCTTATCTTAGTAAGAAACGCAAAATGGAAAAAGGTCAAGAGCACATCAAAGAACACAAGGAAACCTTAATTGCATAA